Proteins found in one Balneola vulgaris DSM 17893 genomic segment:
- the rpoB gene encoding DNA-directed RNA polymerase subunit beta, which produces MQTIPNTDRLSFGRTKEVLEYPDFLDIQLESFEKFVQLDIAPNERANQGLQRIFMENFPIQDTRETHILEFLYYNVDVPRYTIKECQDRGLTYSVPLKAKLRLSSVDDSDEASETIEQEVFLGDLPWMTNRGTFIINGAERVIVSQLHRSPGVFFGQSLHPNGTQLYSARVIPFKGSWIEFTTDIRDVLWAYIDRKKKIPATTLLRALGFSSDLDLLSIFALSEEVKVGTKANFNKNLVGRRLAQNIIVEEMEEVVDEETGEVTEALNRKIIFERDHELTEDDYGMFAEIDQKTVLLQTISAEESERSVIMNTLRKDPTWDETSALGEVYQQIRSGEMPDPETARAILERLFFSDKKYDLGEVGRYRLNKRLRLEGNEDVQYLLKEDIVAIIKEVIRLKNMKSQVDDIDHLSNRRVRTVGEQLGQQFAIGLARMARTIKERMNSRDAEQLTPQDLVNARTISSVINTFFGTNQLSQFMDQTNPLAELTHKRRMSALGPGGLTRERAGFEVRDVHYTHYGRLCPIETPEGPNIGLISSLCIHAKVNDFGFIETPYRRIKDNKVSKDVEYLAAEQEDETVIAQANAELDESGKFVNEAVFSRMREGNYLLAKSDEIEYMDVATNQITSLAAALIPFIEHDDANRALMGSNMQRQAVPLLRPEAPVVGTGLEHRAARDSRAIITAEANGEVVYVSATEIRIKYDRSELEQNCYFDGGIKTYVLEKFTRTNQDTCTNQRAIVKVGDKVKKGQAIADGCSTDGGELALGRNLLVAFMPWRGYNFEDAIVVSERIVQDDIYTSIHITEFEQQVRDTKRGEEELTREIPNVSEEATRNLNEKGMIRIGAKVNPGDILVGKITPKGETDPTPEEKLLRAIFGDKAGDVKDASLKTPPGVSGTVINTKLFSRKRDELVSRKEEKKRVEQEKERHSQKLAELNQQWADKMYSLLRDKTSPGVYDYSNVELIPKGEKYKKSVFEEIDPVNINENIDWATDQNLVEHVKLLFANYRELRREIDSEAKRRTFAIQVGDELPPGIIQKAKVYIAKKRKLQVGDKMAGRHGNKGVVAKIVPQEDMPFMADGTPVDICLNPLGVPSRMNLGQIYETILGWAAKKLNVTFASPIFDGATMDDVKGQLREAGLPEDGRVNLYDGRTGEAFSQKTTVGYIYMIKLNHLVQDKMHSRSIGPYSLITQQPLGGKAQFGGQRLGEMEVWALYAYGASSILKEMLTVKSDDVKGRSKVYEAIVKGENLPDGDVPESFKVLLRELMGLGLEIHLQ; this is translated from the coding sequence ATGCAAACTATTCCCAATACGGATCGCCTGTCTTTTGGGCGCACTAAAGAAGTTTTAGAATACCCGGATTTTCTGGATATCCAATTAGAGTCGTTCGAGAAATTCGTTCAGCTTGATATTGCACCGAATGAGCGTGCAAATCAAGGGCTACAGCGAATTTTCATGGAAAATTTTCCGATTCAGGATACTCGTGAAACGCACATACTCGAATTTTTATACTACAATGTAGACGTTCCGAGGTATACTATAAAAGAATGTCAGGATCGAGGACTAACCTACTCTGTTCCACTGAAGGCAAAATTAAGACTATCATCTGTGGATGATAGCGATGAAGCTAGTGAAACGATTGAACAAGAAGTGTTCTTAGGAGACCTTCCTTGGATGACCAATCGTGGTACTTTCATCATTAATGGTGCTGAGCGTGTTATCGTATCTCAGCTACACCGTTCACCTGGTGTATTCTTCGGCCAATCATTACACCCGAATGGTACTCAGCTGTATTCAGCTCGTGTAATTCCATTTAAAGGTTCTTGGATTGAGTTTACCACAGATATCCGTGATGTACTTTGGGCTTATATCGATAGAAAGAAAAAGATTCCTGCAACCACTTTATTGCGTGCGTTGGGTTTCTCTTCCGACTTAGACTTATTAAGCATTTTTGCTCTTTCTGAAGAAGTTAAAGTAGGAACTAAAGCCAACTTCAATAAGAATCTGGTAGGTCGTAGACTTGCGCAGAATATCATTGTTGAAGAAATGGAAGAAGTTGTTGATGAAGAAACGGGTGAAGTAACAGAAGCTCTGAATCGCAAAATCATTTTTGAACGCGATCATGAGTTAACAGAAGACGATTACGGCATGTTTGCTGAAATCGATCAAAAAACTGTTTTATTACAAACTATTTCAGCGGAAGAGTCTGAGCGTTCAGTAATCATGAACACGCTTAGAAAAGATCCAACTTGGGATGAGACTTCTGCACTTGGCGAAGTATACCAGCAGATCCGTTCTGGTGAAATGCCTGATCCTGAAACAGCTCGCGCTATTCTAGAGCGTCTGTTCTTCAGTGATAAGAAATATGATCTTGGTGAAGTAGGACGTTACCGTCTAAACAAACGACTTCGCCTAGAAGGCAACGAAGATGTTCAGTACCTATTGAAGGAAGACATCGTTGCTATTATTAAAGAGGTAATCCGCCTTAAGAATATGAAATCTCAAGTTGATGATATTGATCACTTGAGTAACAGACGTGTTCGTACAGTAGGCGAGCAGTTAGGCCAGCAGTTTGCAATTGGTCTTGCTCGTATGGCTCGTACTATTAAAGAGCGTATGAACTCGCGTGATGCTGAGCAGTTAACTCCACAAGATCTTGTGAATGCTCGTACTATTTCGAGTGTAATTAACACATTCTTTGGTACTAACCAGCTTTCTCAGTTTATGGATCAAACCAATCCACTTGCTGAGCTAACTCACAAACGTCGTATGTCGGCTCTTGGACCTGGTGGTCTTACAAGAGAGCGTGCAGGTTTCGAGGTTCGTGATGTTCACTACACGCATTATGGTCGTTTATGTCCGATTGAGACTCCTGAGGGCCCGAACATTGGTCTTATCTCGTCTCTATGTATTCACGCGAAAGTGAATGACTTCGGATTTATTGAAACTCCATACCGTCGCATTAAAGACAATAAAGTATCGAAAGATGTTGAGTACTTAGCGGCTGAGCAGGAAGATGAAACAGTTATTGCACAGGCCAACGCTGAATTAGATGAAAGCGGTAAGTTTGTGAACGAAGCGGTATTCTCGAGAATGCGCGAAGGTAACTACCTGTTAGCGAAGTCGGATGAAATCGAGTACATGGATGTTGCAACAAACCAGATTACATCCCTTGCAGCTGCGCTGATCCCATTCATCGAACATGATGATGCAAACCGTGCATTGATGGGCTCTAACATGCAGCGTCAAGCCGTGCCACTGCTTCGCCCTGAAGCACCTGTAGTAGGTACCGGCTTGGAGCATCGTGCTGCGAGAGATTCACGTGCTATCATCACTGCTGAAGCAAATGGTGAAGTAGTATATGTATCAGCAACTGAGATTCGTATCAAATACGACCGTTCTGAATTAGAGCAAAATTGCTACTTCGACGGTGGTATTAAAACGTATGTACTTGAGAAGTTTACAAGAACAAACCAAGATACTTGTACTAACCAACGTGCTATTGTAAAAGTAGGCGACAAGGTTAAAAAAGGACAAGCAATCGCGGATGGTTGTTCAACGGATGGTGGTGAGCTTGCACTAGGTCGTAACTTATTAGTGGCTTTCATGCCATGGAGAGGTTACAACTTTGAGGATGCTATTGTAGTAAGTGAGCGCATCGTTCAAGATGATATTTATACTTCTATTCACATTACTGAGTTCGAACAACAAGTTCGTGACACAAAACGTGGTGAAGAAGAATTAACTCGTGAGATTCCTAACGTGAGCGAAGAAGCTACACGTAATCTTAACGAGAAAGGGATGATTCGCATTGGTGCTAAAGTAAATCCAGGCGATATCCTAGTTGGTAAAATCACTCCAAAAGGTGAAACAGATCCAACACCAGAAGAAAAATTACTACGCGCTATTTTCGGTGATAAAGCAGGTGATGTAAAAGATGCTTCTCTAAAAACACCTCCGGGCGTTTCAGGGACTGTTATCAATACAAAACTGTTTAGCCGTAAGCGTGATGAGTTAGTATCTCGCAAAGAAGAGAAGAAACGCGTTGAACAAGAAAAAGAGCGTCATTCTCAGAAACTAGCTGAATTGAATCAGCAGTGGGCAGACAAGATGTACTCTTTGCTTAGAGATAAAACTTCTCCAGGAGTATACGACTACAGTAATGTAGAATTGATTCCTAAAGGTGAGAAGTACAAGAAATCAGTATTCGAAGAAATTGATCCTGTAAACATCAATGAGAACATTGACTGGGCTACAGATCAAAATCTAGTAGAACACGTTAAGCTATTATTTGCTAACTACCGCGAGTTACGTCGTGAGATTGATAGCGAAGCTAAACGTAGAACCTTCGCCATCCAAGTAGGAGACGAATTGCCTCCTGGAATTATCCAGAAAGCAAAAGTTTATATCGCTAAGAAGCGTAAGCTTCAAGTAGGTGATAAGATGGCGGGTCGTCACGGTAACAAAGGTGTGGTTGCTAAGATTGTACCACAGGAAGACATGCCGTTTATGGCAGATGGTACTCCTGTTGATATCTGTCTAAACCCACTTGGTGTACCTTCTCGTATGAACTTAGGTCAGATTTATGAAACCATTCTAGGATGGGCTGCTAAGAAACTTAACGTTACTTTCGCATCACCAATTTTTGATGGTGCGACCATGGATGACGTAAAAGGTCAATTAAGAGAAGCAGGCTTACCTGAAGATGGACGTGTTAACCTATACGATGGTAGAACGGGAGAAGCATTCTCTCAGAAAACTACGGTTGGTTACATTTACATGATCAAACTGAATCACTTAGTTCAAGATAAGATGCACTCTCGTTCAATCGGGCCATACTCTCTTATTACTCAGCAGCCGTTGGGTGGTAAAGCACAGTTTGGTGGCCAGAGACTTGGTGAGATGGAGGTTTGGGCACTATATGCTTATGGTGCTTCAAGTATCCTGAAAGAAATGCTCACTGTGAAGAGTGACGACGTTAAAGGACGTTCCAAAGTTTATGAAGCCATTGTAAAAGGTGAGAACCTTCCTGATGGAGACGTACCAGAATCATTCAAGGTATTACTTCGAGAGCTTATGGGTCTCGGTCTTGAAATACATTTACAATAA
- the rplJ gene encoding 50S ribosomal protein L10 — protein sequence MPTAEKKAVLDEITENLKKANGLYITKYSGMSVADANELRGEFRKGNIFYKVYKNKLMKLAMEEIGGYDKVLPSLVDQNAFAFVEDELSAPAKVLKEFTKDKKKPEFKAAYIDGEYYSADKLEALAAMKSKDEVIGDILGLLMSPATNVVSALTAQGSNLVGAVKTIAEKGEE from the coding sequence ATGCCTACTGCAGAAAAAAAAGCAGTTCTAGACGAAATCACGGAAAACCTGAAAAAGGCTAATGGCCTTTATATCACTAAGTATTCAGGTATGTCTGTGGCCGACGCTAACGAACTGCGTGGAGAATTCCGTAAGGGGAATATCTTCTACAAAGTGTACAAGAACAAGCTTATGAAGCTTGCTATGGAAGAAATCGGTGGATACGATAAAGTATTACCATCGTTAGTAGACCAAAACGCTTTTGCATTTGTTGAGGATGAATTATCTGCGCCAGCTAAAGTATTAAAAGAGTTTACCAAGGATAAAAAGAAGCCTGAGTTCAAAGCCGCATACATTGACGGTGAGTACTACAGTGCTGATAAATTGGAAGCTCTAGCCGCAATGAAGTCGAAAGACGAAGTTATTGGCGATATACTTGGCTTATTGATGTCACCTGCTACCAACGTAGTGAGTGCACTAACTGCACAAGGTTCAAACCTTGTTGGTGCTGTTAAAACTATTGCCGAAAAAGGCGAAGAATAA
- the rplL gene encoding 50S ribosomal protein L7/L12: MADVNKLAEELVNLTIKEANELAKVLEEEYDIKPAAAAVAVAGPAGGGDAAGGAEEKTEFDVVLESAGAKKIAVIKEVRGITGLGLKEAKELVDGAPNTIKEGVSKDEAEDIKAKLEEAGATVELK, encoded by the coding sequence ATGGCTGACGTAAATAAACTAGCTGAAGAGCTTGTCAACCTAACTATCAAAGAAGCAAACGAACTAGCTAAAGTTCTTGAAGAAGAATACGACATCAAACCAGCTGCTGCAGCTGTTGCTGTTGCAGGCCCTGCAGGTGGCGGAGACGCTGCTGGTGGAGCTGAAGAAAAAACAGAATTCGATGTTGTTCTTGAATCTGCTGGTGCTAAGAAAATTGCTGTGATCAAAGAAGTTCGCGGTATTACAGGTCTTGGCCTAAAAGAAGCAAAAGAACTAGTTGACGGCGCGCCTAACACCATCAAAGAAGGTGTTTCTAAAGACGAAGCTGAAGACATCAAAGCTAAGCTTGAAGAAGCTGGAGCTACTGTAGAGCTTAAATAA